Genomic window (Nitrospirota bacterium):
TTGTCGCTATCGCTGCCGCACATACAAGCGGATTGCCGCCGAATGTAGATGCATGAGAACCCGGCACAAAGGCAGACGCCGCCTTGTCTGTGGCAAGCATTGCGCCTATCGGCACGCCGCTGCCAAGCCCTTTTGCCAGGGTCACTATATCAGGGACGGCATTAAAATGTTCGTAAGCAAAGAGTTTCCCTGTGCGTCCTATTCCTGTCTGAACCTCATCAAGAATAAGAAGCAGATTATGCTTGTTGCACAGCTCACGCACTTTTTTAAAGTAATCATTGTCAGGGATCTTTACTCCTCCCTCACCCTGTATCGGCTCAAGCATAACAGCGCAGGTATTCTGTGTTATTGCAGATTCGAGCGCGCTGATATCATTAAAGGCTGCATGTTTGAAACCCGGAACCAATGGCTCAAAACCTTTCTGGAATTTCTCCTGGCCTGTCGCAGTAACAGTTGCAAGAGTCCTTCCATGAAATGAATTAACAGCGGTTATTATCTCAAATTTATCCTTGCCGAAATGCTCTTTAGCATATTTTCTGGCAAGTTTTATGGCTGCCTCGTTTGCCTCTGCTCCTGAATTACAGAAAAAAACCTTATCTGCAAAAGAGTGCTCCACAAGCAGTTTTGCAAGTTTTATCTGCGGCTCTATATGATAGAGATTTGAGACATGAATCAGCCGCTGCGCCTGCTTCTGAATGGCGACAACGACCTTCGGATGGCAGTGTCCGAGCACATTCACCGCTATCCCCCCGACAAAATCAAGGTATTCTTTTCCGTCCGCCCCCCACACCTTCATGCCGCGGCCTTTTCTGAGGACAATCGGAAACCTGTTATACGTATTCATCAGATAATGCCCGGAATCTTCGAGAAGTTTCTTGATTTCCATAAGTGATAATAACGAAAAATTCAATAAAAATCAAACGTAATAATAAATTGACATATTAGAAAACTTATGATAATTTTGCAGCAGAACCGCTATTAATACGGAGGCGGCAAAACCTTGCAGATAATTTGGATGTATGCAATTATAAGAATATAACATGGACAGCCAAGAAAAAGATTTTGTAAACGCCAAGGATATAATAAACCAGTTCACGGTTATTATAAGGACTGCTTATATCCACGACCCCGGCAATATTGCCGTCACAACAGCAATGGACAGGTTTATTGCGCTTATGAGCCCTTTTATTGAGGCTGAGGGAGAACTGATGTTGGATCTTAGGGGAGAATTCTTCTATATCAATGATAAAAGAGTAAGATACCCTCTTGAGTTCCTGCCAAACTTTGATTTCCTGTCCAGGGAATTCAGGAAAAGAGGGCTTGGCAGTATTGCTTTTAAAGATACCTTGCAGCATGAAGACATCAGGGCCTTTTTGAAGGCATTTATAACATCTATGTTTTCAGAAACAACATTCGAGACTCTTGAAGAAAGCATGTCCGGCATTGACAGCATTAAGGTTGGGAAACTGAAGAAGATAAGAACTGCCGGCGAAGGAAAACCTGACGTTCGCAGGGCTGTAAAAAAGACATATTTCAACGCTGTTTCGCATACAAGGGCTGTCATGAGCAAATTAAAAGCAGGGGAAGAAGTGAGTATGAGGAAGACCAAAAGAGTGGTAGAGTCAATGGTGGACCTGATTCTGGAGGAAGAACAGCTCCTTATTGGCATGACATCCATTAAAGACTATGACGAATACACCTATAATCATTCGGTTAATGTGAGCATACTGTCAGTTGCGCTCGGGCAGAGGATCGGACTGAACAGAAAGGCGCTGACAGAACTCGGAATCGTGGCGCTGTTCCATGACTTAGGAAAGATAGAAGTGCCAAAGGAAATATTGAACAAGTCTACCAGCTTTACCGAGCAGGAATGGGACCTAGTAAAAAAACATCCCTTCTGGGGCGTAAGGGCGCTGTTGAGGATGAAAAAAATTGACTACACCTCGATAAGATCTGCCATTACTTCATTTGAGCATCACATGTACTGCGACCTTTCCGGGTATCCGAAAATAAAAGAATCAATAGAACTGGACTTTTATTCAAAAATCGTCACGCTTGCCGACAACTATGACGGAATGACATCATCAAGGGTGTATGCAAGGATACCCATACCGCCTGACAAGGCCCTAAGCCTTATGATGGAAAAGGCAGGGACGCAGCTTGACCCTACCCTTTTTAAATTTTTCACAAATATGATGGGTATTTTCCCTATAGGCACATTTGTTATGCTTGACACAAAAGAACTCGGGCTTGTCTATCAAAGCGGCGCTATGTTTTTAAACAGGCCTCAGATTCTTGTCATTATTAACAGCAAAGAAGAAAAAGTTGACGGCTATGTTGTGGACCTTGCAGAAAAAGACTCTGACGACAAATTCGTAAGGACGATTGTTAAAACCTTGGACCCCAATAAGTATAAGATTAATCTCTCAGATTATCTGCTTTAAAACAGCACGCTATTTAGGAGGCTGCGACTGTCTTTCGGCAATATTAAACTACCGCTGTAAAAGTACAGGTGTTATTGAGAACTGCATAATAAATGTTTTCTGTTTCGTCATTCCCCGATTTAATCGGGGAATCCAGACGCTGTTCCGAAAGCCCTTATTTAATACTGGATTCCGCATCAAGTGCGGAATGACAAAAAGGAACCCCAGCATCAAGACTACAGAGAATATCAAATTTTTGAGGTGAGATACAAAAATTTGAATTAATCAAAAACCGCTGTGGAATTATGAGTTATAATACTTCCATGAAGATAGCGATAACAGGAAAAGGCGGAGTCGGTAAAACAACCTTATCCGCTGTATTGAGCCATATCTTTGCATCTGAGGGGAAAAAGGTGATTGCAGTGGATGCAGACCCTGATGCAAACCTTGCCGCTGCCTTTGGCATAAGCCGCGCCGAGACTGCAAAGATTAAACCGATAGCAGAAATGACATGGCTGGTTGAAGAACGGACAGGAGCAAAGCCCGGCAGTTCAGGAGGCATCTTCAAACTCAATCCGAGAGTGGACGACATCCCTGCCGAATACGGCTACAGGTTTGACAACATAACTCTGCTGATAACAGGAAGATCAAAAGAAGCGGCGTCGGGCTGTTACTGTCCTGAAAATGTATTTTTAAAAAGGCTTCTCAAACATCTCATCGCTGAAAGGGATGAGGTTGTGATAGTGGATATGGAGGCAGGTATCGAACACCTTACAAGGGGAACCACCGAGCATGTGGATGCTTTTATAGTCGTTGTCGAGCCTGGACAGAGGAGCATTCAGACAGCACACACCGTCAAGGAGATGGCAGAAGGGCTTGGAGTAAAAAATGTTATGGCAGTCGCCAACAAGGTAAGAACAGCAGAAGACCTTGATTTCATAAAAACCAGTATGGCTGGCATGAAACTGATAGGTGTTATAAGCTTCAGCAATTCAATAATGGAAGCTGACATAAAAGGCGTCTCTCCATATAAAAACTCGCCAGAAACAACAAAGGAAATAAAAAAAATCAAAGACACTCTTGAAGGCATCCTCTCTACGAGCCATCGGCAATGAGAAAAAACAGCAATAAAAAAACAATAAGACAGGAAATCCTTCTGAAAAGAGACGCCATTTCAGAAAATATCAAAAGAGAAAAAGATGCCGCGATAAGACAGCGCATAATCCGGCTCCCTGAATTCACAGATGCAAAAAAAATACTTTTCTATGCCTCTTTCAGAAACGAGGTTGATACGATGGAGATGATTAAAATTTCACTCAGTCAGGGTAAAAGAGTCATACTGCCGAAAGTTGATAAAGAAAATAAGATGTTAAAACTCTACGAAATAAAAGCTATGAGCGAACTCATGCAGGGCTACATGGGAATCTTAGAACCGTTTGTATCAGAGGAAAGATTAACAGGGCTTGACGATATGGACCTCGTCATCATTCCGGGCGCAGCCTTTGATATTTCAGGAAACAGGCTCGGCTACGGCGCAGGATTTTATGACAGGCTCCTTGCAGGAATAAAAAATAAAATCCCGGTAATTGCTTCTGCTTATGAGGAACAGATTGTTGATAATATACCTTCAGAGCCCCATGATGTAAAAGTCAGCAAGATTGTTACAGACATGAGAGTTATTGAGTGCGGAGATAAAAACAGCACAGTCTAACCAGAAGAATATAGTTGGCTCTTCTCTGGCATGCAGACATCATGAGGCTGCGGCTGGATTGAGGCAAGATTCACGGGTCTATCAGAATAGGGGCTGAAGTCGCAACGAAGTGGAGCGGATAGCCCCGCCTGAGAAATTGTAATGTCATAATATATTGAACTAACACTTACAGTATTACAACGGTAGTTTAATATTGCCGAAAGACAGTCGCAGCCTCATGGAACATCAAATCACACGCTTTTTAAAAACTTAGGAATCCGCACATTTCTCAATATATCTTTGTACGTTTCCCTTTCCCTTATTAAAAAATGCTCTCTTCCCTTTACCATTACTTCTGCAGGCCTGGGGCGGCTGTTATAATTTGAACTCATTGAAAAACCGTATGCTCCGGCTCCCATCACAGCCAGATATTCTCCCTGCTTTACCGCAGGCATCTCCCTTTCTTTCGCAATAAAGTCTCCTGACTCGCAGATAGGCCCCACAACATCGGCAAATATGCCGCTTCTCCTTGTTTTCCTCAGAGGCAGAATGCGGTGATAGGCGCCGTAAAGCGAAGGCCTGAGCAGGTCATTCATCCCCGCATCCACTATCACAAACTCCTTTTCGCATCCCTCTTTAAGGTAAAGGGTCTTTGTAACGAGTATTCCCGCATTGCCGGCTATAGACCTGCCCGGCTCCATTATCAAGGTCATCTTTCTTCCCTTAAGCAGCGGCAGAAGATTTCTTGCAAGGTCTGAAGGCACAGGCGGCTCTTCATCCTTATACGAGATGCCAAGCCCGCCGCCTATGTCAAGGCATTTGATATTTACTCCCTGAGCGCTGAGTTCATCAACAAGGACCAGAATCCTTCTGAGCGCATCAACAAACGGAGACACTTTTGTAATTTGAGAACCTATGTGCTTGTGTATGCCGATAACAGAAATATTTTTAAGCCTGCTTGCAGTTCTGTAATGTTCAACCGCATCGTCAATCGGTATGCCGAATTTATGCTGTCTGAGCCCTGTGGAAATATAAGGATGCGTTTCAGGGTCAATATCGGGATTAATCCTCAATCCGACAGGAGCCTTTGTCTTCATCTCTCCGGCAATCCTGTTTATCGCTCTGAGTTCATCTTCAGACTCTACATTGAACATGAGTATTTTTGATTTCAGCGCAAACCTTATCTCTTCATCGGTTTTCCCGACGCCTGCATATACAATCTTTTTCGGAGATATGCCTGCATTTAAAGCCGCGTATAACTCTCCGCCTGAAACAATATCAGCGCCTCCGCCGTTTTTTGCAAAAAGCCTCAAAATAGACGGATTTGAATTTGACTTAAGCGCAAAGCAGATTATATGCGGATAACCGTTAAATGCGTTTTCATACGCCTTGAAATGCCTGAGAAGCGTTTTATAGCTGTATATGTAAAGAGGTGTTCCGTATTTCTCCGCAAGCCTCTTTACAGGCACATCCTCTGCAAACAGTTCATTCCTCTTATATCTGAAAAAATGCATGATTTCACTCTGATTTTCTTTTATATTTTTTAACACAGTCTGTCTTATAAAGTCAAAAACAGACAATCCAAGAATATATCAGGAACGGAAACATACGAGGAATTAAACAAGGACAACATTTGACAGCCATTTTTAAAGGACTTATAATTACACGATGATTCCTATAACCATATTTCTTCTATCCATAGTCCTGCAGCTTGCCACTGCCATTTTTGCCATTTTATTGATACGCATTACAGGACGAAAACTTGCGTGGATACTAATCGCTCTCGCAATGGCGCTGA
Coding sequences:
- a CDS encoding acetylornithine transaminase, with protein sequence MEIKKLLEDSGHYLMNTYNRFPIVLRKGRGMKVWGADGKEYLDFVGGIAVNVLGHCHPKVVVAIQKQAQRLIHVSNLYHIEPQIKLAKLLVEHSFADKVFFCNSGAEANEAAIKLARKYAKEHFGKDKFEIITAVNSFHGRTLATVTATGQEKFQKGFEPLVPGFKHAAFNDISALESAITQNTCAVMLEPIQGEGGVKIPDNDYFKKVRELCNKHNLLLILDEVQTGIGRTGKLFAYEHFNAVPDIVTLAKGLGSGVPIGAMLATDKAASAFVPGSHASTFGGNPLVCAAAIATMETILEDGFMFDQCERMGEYLRKELKSLQNEFPAVIADIRGMGLLVGMELTRDCSSIVKACMEKGLLLSCTAGNVLRFTPPLIVHGKDIDNMIDILDEVLSNVT
- a CDS encoding HD domain-containing protein, which translates into the protein MDSQEKDFVNAKDIINQFTVIIRTAYIHDPGNIAVTTAMDRFIALMSPFIEAEGELMLDLRGEFFYINDKRVRYPLEFLPNFDFLSREFRKRGLGSIAFKDTLQHEDIRAFLKAFITSMFSETTFETLEESMSGIDSIKVGKLKKIRTAGEGKPDVRRAVKKTYFNAVSHTRAVMSKLKAGEEVSMRKTKRVVESMVDLILEEEQLLIGMTSIKDYDEYTYNHSVNVSILSVALGQRIGLNRKALTELGIVALFHDLGKIEVPKEILNKSTSFTEQEWDLVKKHPFWGVRALLRMKKIDYTSIRSAITSFEHHMYCDLSGYPKIKESIELDFYSKIVTLADNYDGMTSSRVYARIPIPPDKALSLMMEKAGTQLDPTLFKFFTNMMGIFPIGTFVMLDTKELGLVYQSGAMFLNRPQILVIINSKEEKVDGYVVDLAEKDSDDKFVRTIVKTLDPNKYKINLSDYLL
- a CDS encoding AAA family ATPase, producing MKIAITGKGGVGKTTLSAVLSHIFASEGKKVIAVDADPDANLAAAFGISRAETAKIKPIAEMTWLVEERTGAKPGSSGGIFKLNPRVDDIPAEYGYRFDNITLLITGRSKEAASGCYCPENVFLKRLLKHLIAERDEVVIVDMEAGIEHLTRGTTEHVDAFIVVVEPGQRSIQTAHTVKEMAEGLGVKNVMAVANKVRTAEDLDFIKTSMAGMKLIGVISFSNSIMEADIKGVSPYKNSPETTKEIKKIKDTLEGILSTSHRQ
- a CDS encoding 5-formyltetrahydrofolate cyclo-ligase; the encoded protein is MRKNSNKKTIRQEILLKRDAISENIKREKDAAIRQRIIRLPEFTDAKKILFYASFRNEVDTMEMIKISLSQGKRVILPKVDKENKMLKLYEIKAMSELMQGYMGILEPFVSEERLTGLDDMDLVIIPGAAFDISGNRLGYGAGFYDRLLAGIKNKIPVIASAYEEQIVDNIPSEPHDVKVSKIVTDMRVIECGDKNSTV
- the lysA gene encoding diaminopimelate decarboxylase, whose amino-acid sequence is MHFFRYKRNELFAEDVPVKRLAEKYGTPLYIYSYKTLLRHFKAYENAFNGYPHIICFALKSNSNPSILRLFAKNGGGADIVSGGELYAALNAGISPKKIVYAGVGKTDEEIRFALKSKILMFNVESEDELRAINRIAGEMKTKAPVGLRINPDIDPETHPYISTGLRQHKFGIPIDDAVEHYRTASRLKNISVIGIHKHIGSQITKVSPFVDALRRILVLVDELSAQGVNIKCLDIGGGLGISYKDEEPPVPSDLARNLLPLLKGRKMTLIMEPGRSIAGNAGILVTKTLYLKEGCEKEFVIVDAGMNDLLRPSLYGAYHRILPLRKTRRSGIFADVVGPICESGDFIAKEREMPAVKQGEYLAVMGAGAYGFSMSSNYNSRPRPAEVMVKGREHFLIRERETYKDILRNVRIPKFLKSV